A window from Culex pipiens pallens isolate TS chromosome 3, TS_CPP_V2, whole genome shotgun sequence encodes these proteins:
- the LOC120427947 gene encoding DDRGK domain-containing protein 1, whose product MDLILLLGIAVALLVILITLFFLTKGKASQESDQPRVENEAQAAPRRAQVVRNQRNRARVAAAPAEEQHHAAADGGSDEDEIPHADFNGEKMGAKKRAKLEAKAEKKALREQELKIREDQKKKDALLEEQRKVEAEKEAEEERKREEAERKAREEKARQEHEEYLRMKEAFSVEEEGFDQEQEDDKQNMLQEFINFVKSNKVVVLEDLAVQFKLKTQAAIDRIVELQKDGRLSGVIDDRGKFIYISEEELNAVAKFIKQRGRVSITELAENSNNLINLIPVSAE is encoded by the exons atggaCCTGATACTTCTTCTGGGGATTGCTGTGGCCTTGCTGGTGATTTTAATAACCCTGTTTTTCCTTACTAAAGGCAAGGCTTCACAAGAGTCTG ACCAGCCACGGGTCGAAAATGAAGCACAAGCAGCACCGCGAAGGGCCCAGGTCGTCCGTAATCAACGTAATCGTGCCAGAGTAGCGGCAGCACCTGCGGAAGAACAGCACCATGCGGCCGCCGATGGTGGATCGGACGAGGACGAAATTCCACACGCAGATTTCAACGGTGAAAAAATGGGAGCCAAAAAAAGAGCCAAATTGGAGGCCAAGGCCGAAAAAAAGGCCCTACGCGAGCAGGAGCTGAAAATTCGTGAGGATCAGAAAAAAAAGGATGCCCTACTGGAGGAACAACGAAAAGTTGAGGCCGAAAAAGAAGCCGAGGAGGAGCGCAAACGTGAGGAGGCCGAGCGAAAGGCCCGGGAAGAGAAAGCAAGGCAAGAGCACGAGGAGTATTTGAGGATGAAGGAAGCTTTCAGCGTGGAAGAGGAAGGATTCGATCAGGAACAGGAAGACGATAAGCAAAACATGCTGCAGGAATTTATCAACTTTGTTAAG AGTAATAAAGTGGTCGTCCTCGAAGATTTGGCGGTTCAATTCAAATTGAAAACGCAGGCGGCAATCGATAGGATAGTTGAGCTGCAAAAGGATGGCCGCCTCAGCGGTGTCATCGACGACAGAGGAAAGTTTATCTACATTTCGGAAGAGGAGTTAAACGCGGTGGCGAAATTCATCAAACAGCGCGGCAGAGTGTCCATTACCGAGCTGGCTGAAAATAGTAACAACCTAATCAACCTTATCCCAGTGTCTGCGGAGTGA
- the LOC120427940 gene encoding transmembrane emp24 domain-containing protein eca gives MVLRNHLVAFVLVMALQLTNALYFHIGETERKCFIEEIPDETTVIVNYKVELYDPRSGGFMPSSPGIGMHVEVKDPDDKTILSRVYSSEGRISFTSHTPGEHVICMYSNSTAWFSGSQLRVHLDIQVGEHAIDYANVAQKEKLTELQLRIRQLLDQVDQITKEQNYQRYREERFRQTSDSTNQRVLWWSLAQTLVLVTMGLWQMKHLKSFFEAKKLV, from the exons ATGGTTTTGCGAAATCATCTTGTTGCTTTTGTTCTGGTAATGGCCCTGCAGCTAACAAACGCACTGTACTTTCATATAGGTGAAACAGAGAGAAAATGTTTCATCGAAGAGATTCCGGACGAAACCACCGTCATAG TAAACTACAAGGTAGAACTGTACGATCCTCGTAGCGGCGGATTTATGCCATCGTCGCCGGGGATCGGCATGCACGTCGAGGTGAAAGATCCTGACGACAAGACCATCCTGTCCCGTGTGTACAGCTCGGAGGGTCGCATTTCGTTCACTTCACACACTCCCGGCGAGCACGTTATCTGCATGTACTCCAACAGCACGGCTTGGTTCAGCGGATCGCAGCTGCGTGTCCACCTCGACATCCAGGTCGGCGAGCATGCCATCGACTATGCCAACGTTGCTCAGAAAGAGAAACTCACCGAGTTGCAGCTTCGTATCCGGCAGCTGTTGGACCAGGTGGACCAAATTACCAAGGAGCAAAACTACCAGAGA TACCGTGAAGAGCGCTTCCGCCAAACTAGCGACAGCACAAACCAGCGTGTCCTTTGGTGGTCCTTGGCCCAAACCCTGGTGCTCGTGACTATGGGACTGTGGCAGATGAAGCATCTGAAGAGCTTCTTCGAGGCGAAAAAGTTAGTTTAA